A region from the Stygiolobus caldivivus genome encodes:
- the tenA gene encoding thiaminase II — protein sequence MSRSQVLWDEIKDIYQGILSHPFIQGLTDGTLEEEKFKYYIVQDYHYLKSFSRALAVLSAKALEQEQTLLFATHITHAMEVEKELHKYFFSEWKIDPEKVEISPTNLLYTSYITSVVFSRPYYEGVSAVLPCYWIYMEVGKELVKKGSPNKLYQRWIETYGGEEYEKGVKAVIDIVNSFELTHEQELEVKRHFRLASMFEFMFWDSAYKMEKFPFKL from the coding sequence ATGAGTAGGAGCCAAGTACTCTGGGACGAAATAAAGGACATTTATCAAGGGATATTGTCTCACCCTTTCATACAAGGTCTAACTGACGGGACGCTAGAAGAGGAAAAGTTCAAGTACTATATCGTTCAGGATTACCATTACTTAAAGTCGTTTTCTAGGGCTTTAGCTGTACTTTCCGCTAAAGCTTTAGAGCAGGAACAGACACTCCTCTTCGCGACTCATATCACTCACGCAATGGAGGTCGAAAAAGAGTTACATAAGTACTTTTTTTCAGAGTGGAAAATAGACCCTGAGAAAGTAGAAATATCTCCTACTAACCTACTTTACACTTCTTACATAACTTCTGTTGTCTTCTCACGGCCCTATTACGAGGGGGTAAGTGCGGTACTGCCGTGTTATTGGATATACATGGAAGTGGGGAAAGAGTTGGTAAAAAAGGGGAGTCCCAATAAGCTATACCAGAGGTGGATAGAGACCTACGGAGGGGAGGAATACGAAAAAGGCGTTAAGGCCGTTATTGATATAGTAAACAGTTTTGAACTGACACATGAGCAGGAGCTAGAGGTTAAAAGGCATTTCAGACTTGCATCAATGTTCGAGTTCATGTTCTGGGACTCTGCGTATAAAATGGAAAAGTTCCCGTTCAAACTTTAA
- a CDS encoding trimeric intracellular cation channel family protein gives MNLVLDITNYIGIVAFSVSGAIKGIRKNMDLLGVLVLGFSTALGGGIIADLLLGKTPPTNLTYLPYPTVALLSSLFTFIFYKIFSHVQKPLLYADAIGLAAFAAAGSSLAYSVSSDVLLVVAVGVLTSTGGGVIRDVLSNEIPLVLTKDFYATVAILGSVIYYALRYLGYSDLLATTVSFLLALTIRVLAIKYKWELPRIRIES, from the coding sequence ATGAACCTTGTACTCGACATTACTAATTATATCGGGATCGTGGCTTTCTCTGTGTCTGGGGCTATAAAAGGCATAAGGAAGAACATGGACTTATTGGGAGTGCTAGTCCTCGGCTTTTCTACAGCATTAGGGGGCGGAATTATAGCAGACTTGCTCCTTGGTAAGACTCCTCCAACAAACTTAACTTACTTGCCCTATCCTACAGTAGCCCTACTGTCCAGTCTATTTACGTTTATCTTTTACAAAATTTTTTCTCACGTCCAGAAGCCTTTATTATACGCAGATGCAATAGGCTTGGCGGCTTTCGCTGCAGCAGGTTCTTCTTTAGCTTACTCAGTATCTAGCGACGTCCTTTTAGTGGTAGCCGTCGGAGTTTTGACTTCTACAGGCGGAGGCGTAATAAGGGACGTGTTATCTAACGAGATTCCACTAGTCCTTACAAAGGACTTTTATGCGACTGTCGCGATCTTAGGGTCTGTAATTTATTATGCTCTACGTTATTTAGGCTATTCTGACCTATTGGCTACTACAGTAAGTTTTTTGCTGGCTTTAACTATACGTGTACTAGCCATAAAGTATAAATGGGAACTACCGAGAATTAGGATTGAAAGTTAA
- a CDS encoding DUF4898 domain-containing protein — translation MSVRIDEFIDILRIVGINKSKLIVKQFSKTLISDYSKFFRLVLSSIPLKSIIFIVPSCEDAEKITRAVNEIFPDREIFTFINQDNNTNQVLLIVQIGEGSEPTKELERCEE, via the coding sequence ATGTCAGTTAGGATAGATGAATTTATTGATATATTGAGAATAGTAGGCATAAATAAAAGTAAATTAATAGTGAAGCAGTTTTCAAAAACGTTAATTAGCGATTATAGTAAATTTTTCAGATTAGTGTTAAGTTCAATACCTCTTAAATCAATAATCTTTATTGTACCATCATGTGAAGATGCTGAGAAAATAACTAGGGCTGTAAATGAGATCTTTCCCGATAGAGAGATTTTTACGTTTATCAATCAAGACAATAACACTAACCAAGTATTGCTAATAGTACAGATAGGCGAAGGATCCGAGCCAACAAAAGAATTAGAACGTTGTGAAGAGTAA
- a CDS encoding MFS transporter: MASNKSLLLVVVVLGVLMGAVDSTIVILALPTIVTDLHSDLFTMIWIILIYLLEVAVLTTQLGRLGDSYGRARIYNLGFIVFTIGSALCGASPSAYFLIGSRGVQALGASMMQANSGAIISDNFPPNTRGKAFGYTSIGWNVGAILGIVLGGIITTLIGWRYIFYINVPIGIAASILGFKVVKDVNKVKRDIDIYGILLFGSSLALITYGSADIAGEGLALKNEIPLTIGLLLLIPFVIVEQRVKSPLIDFKIFKNRVLTSSLFASFLQSTGYLSTAFLLIMYLQGIRGLSPLNASLLLVPGYVIAGMIGPLAGRLSDKIGSRIPATIGIGLMAFVSFLYSHLLSLTTPLIDIIFISVIGGIGSSLFYPANNSAVMANTPKHAYGSVSGMLRTLSNTGILLSYVISITVASLTVPRYVAFEVFLGTSDLIGGVATKFITGLHSAFLVSVGILAVALVLSAIRGKEIRAQASEGTV, translated from the coding sequence ATGGCGTCAAACAAATCGTTACTCTTGGTAGTAGTCGTTTTAGGGGTCTTGATGGGGGCTGTCGATTCTACAATAGTAATCTTAGCATTACCTACAATAGTCACCGACCTCCATTCAGACCTATTTACAATGATCTGGATAATCCTGATCTATCTGTTAGAGGTAGCCGTACTTACGACCCAGTTAGGTCGGCTAGGGGACTCATACGGTAGGGCTAGAATATATAACTTAGGTTTTATCGTCTTTACGATCGGTTCAGCGTTATGCGGTGCTTCTCCGTCTGCTTATTTCCTAATTGGTTCTAGGGGTGTCCAGGCTCTCGGTGCTTCAATGATGCAGGCTAATAGCGGTGCAATTATATCAGATAATTTTCCTCCAAATACGAGAGGAAAAGCTTTTGGATATACTTCTATAGGGTGGAATGTAGGGGCTATACTGGGTATAGTCTTAGGAGGTATAATAACTACATTAATAGGTTGGAGGTATATATTTTACATCAACGTCCCTATAGGTATAGCTGCATCAATACTAGGTTTTAAAGTCGTAAAAGACGTAAATAAAGTAAAGAGGGATATAGATATATACGGGATTTTGCTCTTTGGTTCTTCACTAGCACTAATTACTTATGGGAGTGCAGATATTGCAGGAGAAGGGTTAGCATTAAAAAATGAGATCCCTCTCACTATAGGGCTACTTCTGTTGATCCCCTTCGTAATTGTCGAACAGAGGGTCAAGTCTCCCCTTATAGATTTTAAGATATTCAAAAACAGAGTCCTGACGTCTTCCCTTTTTGCTTCGTTCCTCCAAAGTACGGGTTACTTATCTACGGCTTTCCTTCTTATAATGTACCTTCAGGGGATAAGGGGGTTATCTCCGCTCAACGCTTCGTTACTCTTAGTCCCGGGTTATGTGATAGCAGGCATGATAGGTCCTTTAGCAGGTAGGCTCTCAGATAAGATCGGGTCGAGGATCCCAGCCACAATCGGGATAGGCTTAATGGCTTTTGTCTCCTTTCTCTACTCTCATTTGTTGAGTTTAACAACTCCCCTTATAGACATAATATTTATTTCAGTAATAGGTGGTATAGGTTCGTCGCTATTCTACCCTGCTAATAACAGTGCCGTTATGGCTAACACTCCTAAGCACGCCTACGGTAGCGTATCAGGTATGTTGAGGACTTTAAGTAATACTGGGATACTCCTGAGCTACGTAATTTCTATAACTGTGGCATCTTTAACTGTACCCCGTTATGTGGCTTTTGAAGTGTTCCTAGGTACTTCTGACCTGATAGGGGGTGTAGCCACCAAGTTTATTACGGGCCTACATTCGGCTTTTCTGGTCTCTGTAGGGATACTGGCAGTCGCATTAGTCCTCTCCGCTATAAGGGGCAAGGAAATTAGAGCTCAAGCATCAGAAGGCACAGTTTAA
- a CDS encoding zinc ribbon domain-containing protein encodes MKKVFQGVNVNLQMLASQLFQWFSYKGYTSQFYGAGNYYIVQAKKEGMLRHLFAADRAFTVKLFGGQGYLEAETGVSNWVKAEDVTEAFLGDLILGPIGLLIEGAEGLWNLEIEHETLNEIERLVNSGAVSANPQFGYQYGYQQPAYGPYYAQPYQGYNQPYQGFSGARICRSCGFQNPPTARFCSNCGSPL; translated from the coding sequence ATGAAAAAAGTATTTCAAGGTGTAAATGTCAATTTACAGATGCTTGCCTCCCAGCTCTTTCAGTGGTTCTCATACAAGGGGTACACCTCACAGTTCTACGGTGCAGGTAATTATTACATAGTCCAAGCTAAGAAAGAAGGTATGTTAAGGCATCTCTTTGCTGCTGATAGAGCGTTTACAGTGAAACTTTTTGGGGGACAAGGTTACTTAGAAGCTGAGACCGGTGTCTCTAATTGGGTAAAAGCTGAAGACGTTACAGAGGCTTTTTTAGGGGACTTAATTTTAGGACCTATAGGGCTTTTGATAGAAGGTGCTGAAGGCCTATGGAACCTTGAGATAGAGCACGAAACATTGAACGAAATAGAAAGGCTAGTAAATAGCGGGGCTGTTAGTGCTAACCCACAATTCGGTTATCAGTACGGTTATCAACAGCCAGCGTACGGGCCATATTATGCCCAACCCTATCAGGGCTATAACCAACCTTACCAAGGGTTTTCAGGGGCGAGGATATGTAGGTCTTGTGGTTTTCAAAACCCCCCTACTGCTAGGTTCTGTTCTAACTGTGGTAGTCCCTTATGA